The window AGGTGCGGCGGTACGCTGGGGAAGGAAGCGCAACATAGCCTACGCTTACCTGCTAATGCTGGGCATCGCCGCGGTCACCTACGGTATTACGCTGGCGGTGGGTTGGGGCCGGATAGACGGCGATGCCGCCACGCTACGAGACTTCCTGGACACTCTCGGCGTCGCCGCTGATATCTCACCGTCTATCCTGCTCGGTGCCGTCGGATTCACCATACTGGTTGGCGGCGTCTTGATGAACTCGCTCTACGCTTTCGGCGAAGAACTGGGGTGGCGAGGCTTCCTCCTCCCCAGTCTCCTTCACATCGGGAAGATGAAGGCTTGTCTCATCTCAGGGGCTATCTGGGGTATATGGCACGCCCCTCTCATCCTGATGGGCCATCTCTATCCGGGCCACCCCTTACTGGGGATATTGATGATAACGGTGATGTGCGTGCTGCTCGGCGTCATCTTTGGGTGGCTTTGGATCAGCACGAACAGTATTATCCCTCCCATCATAGCCCACGCCGCACTAAACGCCCAACTCCTGGCCTACTTCCCCTCTTTCCTCTTCGCTGACATCGACCCCCTCCTCGGTGGCGGTACCGGCATCATCGGCCTTGGGGTGATGGCGGCGGTTGTCCTCTGGCTGTGGCTCAGCGGTCGCTTGCGCTAG of the Dehalococcoidales bacterium genome contains:
- a CDS encoding CPBP family intramembrane glutamic endopeptidase; the protein is MTLVPPPASADGESAEEQSTPAIEMPLQETVTGRRLSARQRVLLFVAIVFPATWLIDLVNWRLGGTDNLVVFPILMILAMFVPALAAAIILQFVTREGLRGAAVRWGRKRNIAYAYLLMLGIAAVTYGITLAVGWGRIDGDAATLRDFLDTLGVAADISPSILLGAVGFTILVGGVLMNSLYAFGEELGWRGFLLPSLLHIGKMKACLISGAIWGIWHAPLILMGHLYPGHPLLGILMITVMCVLLGVIFGWLWISTNSIIPPIIAHAALNAQLLAYFPSFLFADIDPLLGGGTGIIGLGVMAAVVLWLWLSGRLR